From the Kiritimatiellaceae bacterium genome, one window contains:
- a CDS encoding UbiA family prenyltransferase: MNEASISSSRPLCVDLDGTLVKTDTFAQALLLLIRTRPVTFFATLRRVSAGLAAFKRSVAQEVQLDPAALPFHSGLLAFLKSEHGKGRKLILATASDEIPARAVASHLGFFTDVMASDGIINLKAERKRDALIARFGEKGFDYAGNATDDLPVWESAAGIIAVNPCAKVRRALKNRSAQIFEDRPARLKVWLKALRVHQWTKNILVFLPMLLAHELTTPALYLKATLAFFAFSFAASAIYIFNDLFDLHADQHHPRKKNRPFAAGNLSLLAAAIAAPVLVLAALATARMLPVAFTGVLLIYLVITTLYSWRLKQLALLDVMTLAGLYSIRILAGTAAYGVETSTWLIAFSIFLFFSLALVKRYAELRELSQGNSEAVRARGRGYCKNDLPLLAGFGAGSGCVSVLVFALYINSDKVVQFYKHPAALWLLCPLLLYWIARVWLLASRGELSDDPLDFAARDPQTWLIGALSAAVLILGSM; encoded by the coding sequence ATGAATGAAGCCTCCATATCCTCGTCGCGACCGCTTTGCGTCGATCTCGACGGAACTTTGGTGAAGACCGACACTTTTGCACAAGCACTGCTATTGCTCATCCGCACCCGGCCCGTAACGTTTTTTGCCACACTGCGCCGGGTTTCCGCCGGGCTGGCGGCTTTCAAGCGGTCGGTTGCTCAGGAAGTCCAGTTGGACCCTGCCGCGCTTCCGTTTCACTCTGGACTGCTCGCCTTTTTGAAGAGCGAACACGGAAAGGGCCGGAAGCTGATTCTAGCAACCGCCTCCGATGAGATTCCCGCCCGCGCGGTCGCCTCGCATCTCGGATTTTTTACCGATGTCATGGCCAGCGACGGAATCATCAACCTGAAAGCGGAGCGCAAACGCGATGCGCTGATTGCCCGTTTCGGCGAAAAGGGTTTTGATTATGCCGGTAATGCCACCGATGACCTGCCGGTTTGGGAGTCCGCCGCCGGAATCATTGCGGTCAATCCCTGCGCGAAGGTTCGCCGTGCGTTGAAAAACCGTTCGGCGCAGATTTTTGAAGACCGTCCGGCGCGGCTGAAAGTCTGGCTGAAAGCACTGCGGGTTCACCAGTGGACGAAAAACATTCTGGTTTTTCTGCCGATGCTGCTGGCGCATGAACTGACGACGCCGGCGTTGTATCTGAAAGCGACGCTGGCATTTTTCGCCTTCAGCTTCGCCGCATCCGCCATTTATATTTTTAACGACCTTTTTGATCTGCACGCCGACCAGCATCATCCGCGCAAAAAAAACCGGCCGTTTGCGGCGGGGAACTTGAGCTTGCTGGCCGCCGCCATCGCCGCACCGGTTCTTGTGCTGGCCGCGCTCGCAACTGCACGGATGCTGCCGGTTGCTTTTACCGGCGTACTGTTGATCTATCTGGTCATCACCACGCTTTATTCGTGGCGTCTGAAACAGCTCGCTCTGCTCGATGTAATGACACTTGCCGGACTTTACTCCATCCGCATTCTCGCCGGTACGGCGGCGTACGGCGTGGAAACTTCGACATGGCTGATCGCCTTTTCCATTTTCCTCTTCTTCAGTCTGGCGCTGGTTAAACGCTACGCCGAACTGCGCGAACTGTCGCAGGGGAATTCCGAGGCGGTGCGCGCCCGCGGACGCGGCTACTGCAAAAACGATCTGCCGCTGCTGGCCGGTTTCGGCGCGGGCAGCGGCTGTGTTTCCGTGCTGGTGTTCGCCCTCTACATCAACAGCGACAAGGTTGTGCAGTTTTACAAACACCCTGCCGCGCTCTGGCTGCTCTGCCCGCTGCTGCTTTACTGGATTGCCCGGGTCTGGCTGCTCGCCAGCCGCGGCGAACTTTCAGACGACCCGCTCGACTTTGCCGCCCGCGATCCGCAAACGTGGCTGATTGGCGCGCTCAGCGCCGCAGTTTTAATTCTTGGGAGTATGTAA
- a CDS encoding cupin domain-containing protein codes for MNELKGKALNLKTLVDYSNGAVVSRTLLKKETGNITLFSFDKGQGLSEHTSPFDAVVEVVEGEGTFIIAGEPKTVKAGEMIIMPANIPHDVQAAKAPFKMLLIMIRSER; via the coding sequence ATGAATGAATTAAAAGGCAAAGCGCTCAATCTGAAAACGCTGGTGGATTATTCCAACGGCGCGGTAGTCAGCCGCACATTGTTAAAAAAAGAAACCGGCAATATCACGCTCTTTTCTTTTGATAAGGGGCAAGGGCTGAGCGAACACACGTCGCCGTTCGACGCCGTCGTCGAAGTCGTTGAAGGGGAAGGAACATTTATCATCGCGGGCGAACCAAAAACGGTCAAAGCCGGCGAAATGATTATTATGCCCGCCAACATTCCGCACGACGTGCAGGCGGCCAAAGCCCCGTTCAAAATGCTGCTGATTATGATCCGCTCGGAGCGCTGA
- a CDS encoding DUF3820 family protein — MSQELQPDREAFIKLAKAVMPFGKYAGRRLVDLPEPYVVWFKQKGFPKGELGQMLETVYTIKANGLEYLFYSGAQNPERKQS; from the coding sequence ATGAGTCAGGAGCTTCAGCCCGATCGCGAGGCCTTTATCAAGCTGGCGAAGGCGGTTATGCCGTTCGGAAAATATGCCGGACGGCGGCTGGTTGATCTGCCCGAACCGTATGTCGTCTGGTTTAAGCAGAAGGGCTTCCCGAAAGGCGAACTGGGGCAGATGCTCGAAACCGTGTACACCATCAAAGCCAACGGGCTGGAATATCTTTTTTATTCTGGCGCACAGAATCCCGAAAGGAAGCAATCATGA
- a CDS encoding RNA methyltransferase, with amino-acid sequence MNPLENIRVVLVDPKYAGNIGSICRVMMNMGVTDLAVVAPGEHLDWAEARKLAFRAEEMLDRIKIFKTLEEAVADCTVVAGTSARTGLYRDHAYLPREIAPIVLDSAAHHKAALVFGREDKGLFNEEIAVCTHIINIPSSELYRSLNLSHAVMVCCYELFLLASNPSYVPPEEGSPEADGAMRERLYAAWSAMMLETGFCEIEKLDHMMLGLRRIFSRGKLTDNDVKILLGLAKQSRWVAQQLEPLRNSRIHPPAP; translated from the coding sequence ATGAATCCACTCGAAAACATCCGCGTTGTGCTGGTCGATCCAAAATATGCCGGGAATATCGGCTCGATCTGCCGCGTCATGATGAACATGGGCGTCACCGATCTGGCCGTCGTCGCGCCGGGCGAACACCTCGATTGGGCGGAGGCGCGCAAACTGGCTTTCCGCGCCGAAGAGATGCTCGACCGGATTAAAATTTTCAAAACTCTGGAAGAAGCCGTTGCCGACTGCACCGTCGTGGCCGGAACCAGCGCCCGTACCGGCCTCTACCGCGACCACGCCTATCTGCCGCGCGAAATCGCCCCCATCGTGCTCGACTCCGCCGCGCACCATAAAGCCGCGCTGGTTTTCGGCCGCGAAGACAAAGGGCTTTTCAACGAAGAAATCGCCGTCTGCACCCACATCATCAACATTCCGTCGAGCGAACTCTACCGCTCGCTCAATCTCTCGCACGCTGTCATGGTCTGCTGTTACGAACTGTTCCTGCTGGCCAGCAACCCATCGTATGTTCCGCCGGAAGAAGGTTCGCCGGAGGCCGACGGCGCGATGCGCGAACGACTTTATGCCGCGTGGAGCGCCATGATGCTCGAAACCGGTTTCTGCGAAATCGAAAAACTCGACCACATGATGCTCGGACTGCGCCGCATCTTCAGCCGCGGCAAACTCACCGATAACGACGTAAAGATTCTGCTCGGCCTCGCCAAGCAATCGCGCTGGGTCGCTCAGCAGCTTGAACCATTACGAAATTCACGGATTCATCCGCCCGCGCCTTGA
- a CDS encoding PQQ-binding-like beta-propeller repeat protein has product MTTTITRLLNLYLITIAGVIVLACSAGAADWPNFLGPNTNNISSESGLNKSWSNQPPRTLWTVALTDDGYAAPSVAGGKLFIVDHLGSNDIVRALDIADGHELWRYEYLDATAPKQGFTASTPLVAGNKVYTFSRLGKVYCFNTESGKMLWNRDLAAEYKSKRPPWLFCASPVVDGDKLIFIPSGEACGLLFLDKNTGKVLKEAAPGFRTSYATPVIATFNGVRQYVLFGTNDMAGFSADDGKELWQVPWPTKFGGKKGPTPLLLGDNRIFAATTEGGDTGVIDLSSGSPVVVWKHQQMQDHFPTPVFYHGRIYGSSDPKFLVCLDPADGRILWKEPTGQYTSVIAADDTVIALSGSTGDLIMLDATVPEYRELGRITPLGGTSWTAPILSDGRLYVRNKGAIACIDLRASGGK; this is encoded by the coding sequence ATGACTACGACTATAACCCGTTTGTTAAACCTGTACTTGATCACGATCGCCGGAGTCATCGTCCTGGCTTGTTCAGCAGGCGCCGCAGACTGGCCTAATTTTCTCGGGCCGAACACCAACAATATCTCCTCTGAAAGCGGCCTGAACAAGTCGTGGAGCAACCAGCCGCCCCGCACGCTCTGGACGGTTGCTTTGACTGACGACGGTTACGCAGCTCCATCCGTCGCAGGCGGCAAGTTGTTTATCGTCGATCATCTGGGATCAAACGACATTGTTCGGGCCCTTGATATTGCTGACGGCCATGAACTCTGGCGTTATGAATATCTGGACGCCACCGCCCCGAAGCAGGGCTTCACCGCCAGCACTCCGCTGGTTGCAGGAAACAAGGTCTATACGTTCAGCCGCCTCGGCAAAGTGTACTGTTTCAATACGGAGTCCGGCAAAATGCTGTGGAACCGCGATCTGGCCGCCGAGTACAAAAGCAAAAGACCGCCGTGGCTTTTTTGCGCATCACCCGTTGTTGATGGTGACAAATTGATTTTCATCCCAAGCGGCGAAGCGTGCGGACTTCTCTTTCTGGATAAAAACACCGGAAAGGTGCTGAAGGAAGCCGCGCCCGGTTTTCGAACCAGCTATGCCACGCCGGTCATCGCAACGTTCAACGGAGTCCGTCAGTATGTCTTATTCGGCACCAACGACATGGCCGGGTTTTCTGCCGACGACGGCAAAGAGCTTTGGCAAGTTCCGTGGCCAACCAAGTTCGGCGGGAAAAAAGGGCCTACTCCGCTATTGCTGGGCGACAACCGCATTTTTGCCGCCACCACGGAAGGCGGAGACACCGGAGTCATCGATCTTTCCTCCGGCTCGCCGGTTGTGGTGTGGAAGCATCAGCAAATGCAGGATCATTTTCCCACACCGGTTTTCTACCATGGCCGCATCTACGGTTCTTCCGATCCGAAGTTTTTAGTCTGCCTCGATCCTGCGGATGGGCGCATCCTGTGGAAAGAGCCGACAGGCCAATACACGTCCGTCATTGCGGCTGACGACACAGTCATCGCTTTGTCCGGCTCCACCGGGGACTTAATCATGCTGGATGCCACGGTTCCGGAATACCGCGAACTGGGTCGAATCACACCACTGGGCGGAACGAGCTGGACCGCGCCGATCCTGTCCGATGGCCGCCTCTATGTGCGGAACAAAGGCGCAATCGCATGTATTGATCTGAGGGCGTCCGGCGGAAAATAA
- a CDS encoding nucleotidyltransferase translates to MKPTLVIMAAGIGSRYGGLKQIDPVGPSGEIVLDYSVYDAIQAGFGKVVFIIRPDIEAAFKEVIGHKLDGRIQVEYVFQTSDKLPAGFSVPAGRTKPWGTGQAVLMAKPVVHEPFAVINADDFYGRESLRVVADRLKAADVNGTDFCMAGFYIKNTLSEHGGVARGYCDVKGGKLQHIVERYNIERKADGVIRYDGGEMADDDMVSMNTWGFTPKLFDFLERGFQEFLAAKGSEPKSEFYLLEVVDGMIQRGDAQVDVLPTNEKWMGVTYADDKPQVMAGIRALVNAGVYPANLWEKKSSQSC, encoded by the coding sequence ATGAAGCCGACTCTTGTCATCATGGCCGCCGGAATCGGCAGCCGCTACGGCGGACTCAAACAAATTGATCCGGTCGGCCCGTCCGGCGAAATCGTCCTCGACTATTCCGTGTACGACGCCATTCAGGCGGGCTTCGGCAAAGTCGTCTTCATCATCCGGCCCGACATCGAAGCAGCCTTCAAAGAAGTAATCGGCCATAAACTGGATGGCCGGATTCAGGTCGAATACGTTTTTCAGACTTCGGATAAGTTGCCCGCCGGATTTTCTGTTCCCGCCGGACGCACGAAACCTTGGGGAACCGGACAGGCCGTTCTTATGGCGAAGCCGGTCGTTCACGAGCCGTTTGCTGTGATTAACGCGGATGACTTTTACGGCCGCGAGTCGCTTCGCGTGGTGGCCGATCGGTTGAAAGCCGCCGACGTGAATGGAACTGATTTCTGCATGGCCGGGTTCTATATCAAGAATACTCTTTCAGAGCACGGCGGCGTGGCGCGCGGCTACTGCGATGTCAAAGGCGGGAAACTTCAACACATCGTCGAACGCTATAACATCGAGCGCAAAGCCGACGGCGTGATCCGCTACGACGGCGGAGAAATGGCCGACGACGACATGGTTTCCATGAACACCTGGGGCTTTACGCCGAAACTGTTCGATTTTCTGGAACGCGGCTTTCAGGAATTCCTCGCGGCCAAAGGATCGGAACCGAAGAGTGAATTTTACCTGCTCGAAGTGGTCGACGGCATGATCCAGCGCGGCGACGCGCAAGTTGATGTTCTGCCGACCAATGAAAAATGGATGGGCGTCACCTACGCCGACGACAAACCGCAAGTCATGGCCGGCATCCGCGCTCTCGTCAACGCTGGCGTCTATCCGGCAAATCTCTGGGAAAAGAAATCCTCGCAGAGTTGCTGA
- a CDS encoding PTS transporter subunit EIIA gives MNSLLEALQEGRMVELPDGNKDQALTILANLIEAIPSVPAGTDMTGAVMTREGSGSTALGKAWACPHARLGNEGDLVCAVGWSPSGIEYGAPDGRPVRIVAMYLVPLNQKNAFLREVSGVAKVLQAQPDDTMWANIRDLTQARNALLDMITAGGESAVPEARARMIRLETRRAAVEMPAVAVAGLTVQAVTIIAGSALKPVVLSQHQDLTARLEAVADLTGLLARNGFLDVGGWRILSRGTTPYAADRVMLDCLAVKGAPERPATPQV, from the coding sequence ATGAACAGCCTGCTGGAAGCACTGCAAGAAGGTCGAATGGTCGAGCTGCCGGATGGAAATAAAGATCAGGCGCTGACCATTCTCGCGAACCTGATCGAGGCCATTCCGTCGGTTCCGGCCGGCACAGACATGACCGGCGCCGTAATGACCCGCGAAGGCTCCGGCAGCACCGCGCTGGGAAAAGCCTGGGCCTGCCCTCACGCACGGCTCGGAAATGAAGGCGATCTGGTGTGCGCCGTCGGCTGGAGTCCGTCGGGAATCGAATACGGCGCGCCGGACGGGCGTCCGGTACGCATCGTGGCCATGTATCTCGTGCCGCTTAACCAGAAGAATGCTTTTCTCCGCGAGGTTTCCGGTGTCGCCAAAGTTCTGCAGGCTCAGCCCGACGATACGATGTGGGCCAACATACGCGACCTGACTCAAGCCAGAAACGCCTTGCTGGACATGATTACCGCCGGCGGCGAATCAGCCGTTCCGGAAGCGCGGGCCCGCATGATCCGGCTGGAGACCCGGCGGGCGGCCGTCGAAATGCCGGCCGTTGCAGTGGCCGGCCTGACCGTTCAGGCAGTCACCATCATCGCCGGATCGGCACTCAAACCGGTGGTTCTTTCCCAGCATCAGGATTTAACCGCCCGGCTGGAAGCGGTCGCCGACTTAACGGGCCTGCTGGCACGGAACGGTTTTCTGGATGTCGGCGGCTGGCGCATACTCAGCCGCGGAACAACGCCCTATGCGGCGGATCGCGTCATGCTCGACTGTCTGGCCGTAAAAGGCGCGCCGGAACGTCCGGCGACACCACAGGTCTAA
- a CDS encoding GIY-YIG nuclease family protein: protein MKELEHKPAAYALCDEDQRWIYKGSTRDLAERIAAHLAGKVPRTKSRLPLKLVYCEYFDNYTDARRREIWMKSGQGREWLKQKIEQ from the coding sequence ATGAAAGAACTGGAACACAAACCAGCCGCTTACGCGCTTTGCGACGAAGATCAACGATGGATCTATAAGGGTTCAACCCGCGATCTGGCCGAACGGATTGCCGCCCATTTAGCTGGCAAGGTGCCGCGTACAAAAAGCAGGTTGCCTCTGAAATTGGTTTACTGCGAGTACTTCGACAATTATACAGATGCTCGCCGTCGCGAAATCTGGATGAAGAGCGGCCAGGGGCGCGAATGGTTAAAGCAGAAGATTGAACAATAG
- a CDS encoding membrane lipoprotein lipid attachment site-containing protein gives MKKIILILFATILLSGCGLLPPPSPIMWENKTVTPETSDKTITLHQEIVRPHKSGRYIYLPAGVYKHVATDNSHFYFEAPTPPVYTVKQGENTDSQQVPGGIAISKSMMKPCYIYMDLAPGAKTWIWMLGMEFMSEEGNVWWKRNYKPSLL, from the coding sequence ATGAAAAAAATAATACTGATTCTTTTCGCCACAATACTCCTGTCTGGGTGTGGCCTACTCCCTCCTCCTAGCCCCATAATGTGGGAAAACAAAACGGTAACTCCAGAGACTTCAGACAAAACCATAACGCTTCACCAAGAAATTGTCCGCCCACACAAGTCTGGGAGATATATCTACCTTCCTGCAGGTGTTTATAAACATGTGGCAACCGACAACTCTCACTTCTACTTTGAAGCACCGACCCCTCCTGTCTACACAGTAAAACAAGGTGAAAATACAGACTCACAGCAAGTGCCGGGAGGTATAGCAATCTCAAAATCAATGATGAAGCCGTGTTACATATACATGGATCTTGCGCCCGGGGCCAAGACGTGGATATGGATGCTTGGTATGGAATTTATGAGCGAAGAAGGTAATGTGTGGTGGAAACGAAACTACAAGCCATCACTTCTATAG
- the mgtA gene encoding magnesium-translocating P-type ATPase yields MLKSLFAKISPALVVKEATAKHAMSEHEQRLADLCARPVDAVLRTLNSRMEGLSEGEVEARMEEYGRNEPAHAAIDGFWRDILRRCRSPLVIQLLAIGGISAAMGQMVSATIVGGMIVLSVGLAYVQERKSGKAVEKLRALVQAQVAVIRKGKEVEIPMAEVVPGDIVVLDAGAIIPADLRLLSAKDLFVSQSALTGESMPVEKNAAPAAADDQGLLASAAACFQGSTVMSGTGRGVVVNTGARTYFGSISERLAQRQTDTSFDRGIRGFTMLMIRFMVVMVGVVFFVVGLSRGNWGEALLFGLSVAVGLTPEMLPMIVTVNLAKGALAMSHKKVIVKQLSAIQNLGAIDVLCTDKTGTLTQDRVMLERHVDVTGRDSDDVLRYAYMNSYYQTGLRNLLDRAVLSHSELDVEHSCRKVDELPFDFQRRRMSVVIEHEGDHVLICKGAVHEIYACCDRYQVEDEIFPLIDMIRDDLFDEVADLNRDGFRVLAVAYREYPREKPVFGVADETGLILLGYIAFFDPPKESTAQAIAQLHEAGVAVKILTGDNSLVTRKVCTDVGLDAQHILTGDELAKLSQDAFAKAVEEINVFTRLSPNQKEQIIRQLQAAGHVVGYLGDGINDAPALKTADVGISVDSAVDVAKEAADIVLLEKSLLVLEDGIRQGRRVFANIIKYVRMGASSNFGNMFSVVGASYFLPFLPMQPVQILLNNLLYDFSQIGIPTDSVDAELVAKPRKWNVRNIGRFMTFIGPISSIFDYATFGLMLFFFHCSDFTKVGISAADKAGFERLFQTGWFVESLLTQTLIVHIIRTKRVPFFGSRASLPMTLTTLAIMVIGAWLPYSPFAESLGFVPLPPIYWVWISCFLLIYSVLTHTVKVWFHKRYGDD; encoded by the coding sequence GTGCTTAAATCTCTCTTCGCAAAAATATCCCCGGCACTGGTGGTCAAAGAGGCTACCGCAAAACACGCGATGTCGGAACATGAACAGCGGCTCGCCGACCTGTGCGCCCGGCCGGTGGATGCTGTTTTGCGTACGCTGAATTCCCGGATGGAAGGACTTTCTGAGGGAGAAGTTGAAGCCCGGATGGAAGAGTACGGGCGCAACGAACCGGCCCACGCGGCGATCGATGGATTCTGGCGCGACATTCTGCGCCGCTGCCGCAGTCCGCTGGTCATTCAACTGCTGGCAATCGGCGGAATTTCGGCGGCGATGGGTCAAATGGTTTCGGCCACCATCGTCGGCGGCATGATTGTACTGAGCGTCGGCCTCGCCTATGTTCAGGAGCGGAAGTCCGGAAAGGCCGTCGAAAAACTTCGCGCACTGGTGCAGGCGCAGGTGGCCGTGATCCGCAAAGGGAAAGAAGTTGAAATTCCGATGGCGGAAGTGGTGCCGGGCGATATCGTCGTTCTGGACGCCGGTGCCATTATCCCCGCCGACCTGCGGCTTCTGTCAGCAAAAGACCTTTTCGTCAGCCAGTCGGCGCTGACCGGCGAATCGATGCCGGTAGAAAAAAATGCCGCACCGGCAGCGGCAGATGATCAAGGGCTGCTTGCATCCGCCGCCGCGTGTTTCCAAGGAAGCACGGTGATGAGCGGCACAGGCCGCGGCGTAGTGGTTAATACCGGCGCCCGCACCTATTTTGGTTCGATTTCCGAGCGACTCGCGCAACGCCAGACCGACACCAGTTTCGACCGCGGCATACGCGGATTCACCATGCTGATGATCCGCTTCATGGTCGTGATGGTCGGCGTAGTGTTTTTCGTGGTCGGACTTTCGCGCGGCAATTGGGGCGAGGCACTGCTGTTCGGTCTGTCCGTGGCGGTAGGTCTGACGCCCGAAATGCTGCCGATGATTGTGACGGTGAATCTGGCCAAGGGCGCACTGGCGATGTCACACAAGAAGGTCATCGTTAAACAGCTTTCGGCCATTCAAAACCTCGGCGCGATTGATGTGCTGTGTACAGACAAAACCGGCACGCTGACGCAGGATCGCGTCATGCTGGAGCGGCATGTGGATGTGACGGGCCGCGATAGCGACGACGTCCTGCGCTACGCCTACATGAACAGCTACTACCAGACCGGCCTGAGGAATCTTCTCGACCGCGCCGTGCTGTCGCACAGCGAGTTGGACGTGGAGCACAGCTGCCGCAAGGTGGACGAACTGCCGTTTGATTTCCAGCGCCGCCGTATGTCGGTGGTGATCGAGCACGAAGGCGATCACGTTCTGATCTGCAAAGGCGCGGTGCATGAGATTTACGCCTGCTGCGACCGCTATCAGGTCGAAGATGAAATTTTTCCGCTGATTGACATGATCCGTGACGACCTTTTTGACGAAGTCGCGGACTTAAACCGCGACGGCTTCCGCGTGCTGGCCGTCGCCTACCGGGAATATCCGCGGGAAAAACCGGTTTTCGGCGTAGCCGATGAAACCGGGCTGATCCTGCTCGGTTATATCGCTTTCTTCGATCCGCCAAAGGAATCCACCGCACAGGCTATCGCTCAACTGCATGAAGCAGGCGTTGCGGTAAAAATTCTGACCGGCGACAATTCGCTGGTGACGCGCAAAGTCTGCACCGATGTGGGACTGGACGCGCAGCATATCCTCACAGGCGACGAACTGGCGAAGCTGTCTCAGGATGCGTTTGCCAAAGCGGTAGAAGAAATAAACGTCTTCACACGGCTGTCGCCGAACCAGAAGGAACAGATTATCCGCCAGTTACAGGCGGCGGGCCACGTCGTGGGCTATCTGGGCGACGGCATCAACGACGCCCCGGCGCTCAAGACGGCGGACGTGGGAATTTCGGTGGACTCGGCGGTGGATGTCGCCAAAGAAGCGGCTGATATCGTTCTGCTGGAAAAGAGTCTGCTCGTGCTGGAAGACGGTATCCGGCAGGGGCGGCGCGTTTTTGCCAATATCATCAAGTATGTCCGCATGGGTGCCAGCTCCAACTTCGGCAACATGTTCAGCGTTGTCGGCGCGAGCTACTTCCTGCCTTTTCTGCCCATGCAGCCGGTGCAGATTCTACTCAACAACCTGCTCTACGATTTTTCGCAGATAGGAATTCCGACCGACAGCGTGGATGCCGAGCTTGTAGCAAAACCGCGCAAATGGAATGTCCGCAACATCGGTCGCTTTATGACATTCATCGGCCCGATCAGCTCGATCTTCGACTACGCTACGTTCGGGCTGATGCTGTTCTTCTTCCATTGCAGCGACTTTACGAAGGTCGGCATTTCCGCGGCGGATAAAGCCGGGTTCGAACGTCTGTTCCAGACCGGCTGGTTCGTCGAGTCGCTGTTAACACAGACACTCATCGTTCATATCATCCGCACCAAACGCGTTCCGTTTTTCGGCAGTCGGGCTTCCCTGCCCATGACGCTGACCACGCTGGCCATCATGGTGATCGGCGCGTGGCTGCCCTACTCGCCGTTCGCCGAATCGCTGGGCTTCGTGCCGCTACCGCCGATCTACTGGGTGTGGATCAGTTGCTTCCTGCTCATCTATAGTGTACTGACACACACGGTCAAGGTATGGTTCCATAAACGCTACGGAGACGATTGA
- a CDS encoding DUF1566 domain-containing protein, translated as MKLKGLLVMLFAGFAAGAVALDASAQVPGDPSAVSNEVIDVRWTKNTYANGDITMSDRETGLMWLHNASLGGKKDWDSAVSYCGSLIYAGYSDWRLPSKSELAAQFHSKAHFTGVIDYYYYWAGTFRPYSTDAWGVSMGNGGVYDSEKTYAFHVWPVRGGQ; from the coding sequence ATGAAACTCAAAGGTCTGCTGGTGATGCTGTTTGCCGGGTTCGCCGCTGGCGCTGTTGCGCTGGATGCATCTGCTCAGGTTCCGGGTGATCCGTCGGCAGTTTCCAATGAGGTGATCGATGTCCGCTGGACAAAGAATACGTACGCCAACGGCGACATCACCATGAGCGACCGGGAGACCGGACTGATGTGGCTTCATAACGCGAGTCTGGGCGGCAAAAAAGACTGGGATAGCGCGGTGAGCTACTGCGGCAGTTTAATCTATGCCGGATATTCCGACTGGCGACTGCCAAGCAAGAGCGAGTTGGCGGCGCAATTTCACTCAAAAGCACACTTCACCGGCGTGATAGACTATTACTACTACTGGGCGGGGACGTTCCGTCCGTACAGCACAGATGCGTGGGGCGTGAGTATGGGTAATGGCGGCGTGTACGACAGCGAGAAGACCTACGCCTTCCACGTGTGGCCGGTGCGCGGCGGGCAATAG
- a CDS encoding 4Fe-4S ferredoxin — MKRKIIEIDEGKCNGCGACVTGCAEGALAIVNGKAKLVSEVFCDGLGACIGECPTGALKIIEREAPEFDEAAVQKHVQKKTPPAGGCPGLQVRFGQQKAKPAASAVSGQVIPSELNQWPTQLHLVPVEAPFFKNRELVVLSTCSPSASPDVNWRFIRGRAIAIACPKLDRTEGYVEKLAAILASNGIPKVIVVRMEVPCCGGLTMMVREAARRSGRSDLVVEEAVIGLDGELREIKRLD; from the coding sequence ATGAAACGCAAAATTATTGAGATTGACGAAGGAAAATGCAACGGATGCGGCGCGTGTGTTACCGGTTGCGCCGAGGGCGCGCTGGCTATTGTGAACGGTAAAGCCAAGCTGGTGAGCGAAGTTTTCTGTGACGGCCTCGGAGCCTGTATCGGGGAATGCCCGACAGGAGCATTAAAGATTATTGAACGCGAAGCGCCGGAATTTGACGAAGCCGCCGTGCAGAAACATGTGCAGAAAAAGACGCCGCCTGCCGGTGGATGCCCCGGCCTTCAAGTTCGATTCGGACAGCAGAAGGCGAAGCCTGCTGCATCAGCAGTTTCAGGACAAGTTATTCCCTCTGAACTCAATCAGTGGCCGACGCAGTTGCATCTGGTTCCGGTTGAAGCTCCGTTTTTCAAAAACCGCGAGCTGGTTGTTCTTAGCACCTGTTCACCATCGGCGTCGCCGGATGTCAACTGGCGGTTTATTCGCGGACGCGCCATTGCCATTGCCTGTCCGAAACTGGACCGTACCGAGGGATATGTCGAAAAGCTGGCGGCCATTCTGGCTTCGAACGGAATTCCGAAAGTGATCGTGGTTCGTATGGAAGTTCCGTGTTGCGGCGGGCTGACGATGATGGTCAGGGAAGCGGCGCGGCGGAGCGGGCGAAGCGATCTGGTTGTGGAAGAAGCGGTGATTGGCCTCGACGGAGAACTGCGCGAAATTAAGAGACTGGATTAG